Proteins encoded within one genomic window of Novosphingobium sp. EMRT-2:
- the ribB gene encoding 3,4-dihydroxy-2-butanone-4-phosphate synthase produces MTALAPIALRHRFLATPEEIINEARNGRMFILVDDEDRENEGDLVIPAQMATPDAINFMARYGRGLVCLAMTRDRSEQLGLEPMSRRNGSPFETAFTVSIEARDGVTTGISAADRARTIAVAIDAARTRADIVTPGHVFPLVARDGGVLVRAGHTEAAVDVARLAGLNPSGVICEILNEDGTMARLDDLIPYAQDHGLKIGTIRDLIAYRRRHDHLVERRAEMPFRSKHSGDWRIMSYRNTVTGAEIVALVKGTVDQDSPVLTRMHVHSPLADLLAEDDPRSGLLERAMERIAQEGSGVVIVLSSPAPDLVGCIIRAREAGREESAGRHVAVREYGIGAQVLTDLGIHRIVLLSNSETSFIGLDGYGIEIVDQRPLTDDI; encoded by the coding sequence GCGAGAACGAAGGCGATCTCGTCATCCCCGCGCAAATGGCGACGCCCGACGCGATCAATTTCATGGCGCGGTACGGGCGCGGCCTCGTGTGCCTGGCGATGACGCGGGACCGGTCGGAACAGCTTGGCCTGGAGCCGATGAGCCGCCGCAACGGATCGCCGTTCGAAACCGCTTTCACGGTCTCGATCGAAGCGCGCGACGGCGTGACCACAGGCATTTCGGCAGCGGACCGCGCCCGCACCATCGCGGTGGCGATCGACGCGGCCCGGACACGCGCGGACATCGTCACGCCGGGGCATGTCTTTCCACTGGTGGCGCGCGATGGCGGCGTGCTGGTGCGCGCCGGGCATACGGAAGCGGCAGTCGATGTCGCCCGGCTGGCGGGCCTCAACCCATCGGGCGTCATCTGCGAGATTCTCAACGAGGACGGGACGATGGCCCGGCTCGACGACCTTATTCCCTATGCGCAGGACCACGGTCTCAAGATCGGGACGATCCGCGATCTCATCGCCTATCGCCGTCGGCACGACCATCTGGTCGAACGCCGCGCGGAAATGCCGTTCCGCAGCAAGCATTCGGGCGACTGGCGGATCATGTCCTATCGCAACACCGTGACCGGCGCGGAAATCGTCGCGCTGGTCAAGGGCACCGTCGATCAGGATAGCCCGGTGCTGACGCGGATGCATGTCCATTCGCCGCTTGCGGATCTGCTGGCAGAGGACGACCCCCGCTCGGGCCTTCTGGAACGCGCGATGGAACGGATCGCGCAGGAAGGCAGCGGCGTGGTCATCGTGCTCAGTTCGCCCGCGCCCGATCTGGTTGGCTGCATCATCCGCGCACGCGAAGCGGGGCGCGAGGAAAGCGCTGGCCGGCATGTCGCCGTGCGGGAATACGGGATCGGCGCGCAAGTACTCACCGATCTCGGCATCCACCGCATCGTGCTGCTCAGCAACAGCGAGACCAGCTTCATCGGGCTGGATGGCTACGGGATCGAAATCGTCGACCAACGGCCTCTGACCGACGACATCTAA